In Salinisphaera sp. T31B1, the following are encoded in one genomic region:
- a CDS encoding SDR family NAD(P)-dependent oxidoreductase, translated as MSEASEQRVAIVTGAGGGIGKAIALEMAADGAAVVVNDLGTSVSGDGTDQSAAQAVVDEIKAAGGNAVANTDSVAEYAGASNIIATAMDTYGRVDAVINNAGILRDRMFHKMDPDEWKAVIDVHLHGTFNVSRAAAPIFRQQEYGAYVHMTSTSGLIGNRGQSNYSAAKLGIAALSKSIALDMAAFNVRSNCISPFAWSRMIGSIPTDTPEQQARVDKLKSMTPDKIAVMATYLASDRAEGVSGQIFAVRGNEIFLMSQSRPLRGIHRGEGWNPDSIAAEAIPALKSQFYDLEVSGEVFSWDPV; from the coding sequence ATGAGTGAAGCGTCCGAACAGCGGGTGGCGATCGTCACCGGCGCCGGCGGCGGTATCGGCAAGGCGATCGCCCTGGAAATGGCGGCCGACGGCGCAGCCGTGGTAGTCAATGACCTGGGCACCAGCGTGTCGGGCGACGGGACCGACCAGTCGGCCGCCCAGGCAGTGGTCGACGAGATCAAGGCCGCCGGCGGCAACGCCGTGGCCAACACCGACAGCGTGGCCGAATACGCCGGCGCGTCCAATATCATCGCCACGGCCATGGATACCTACGGCCGCGTGGATGCGGTGATCAACAACGCCGGCATCCTGCGCGACCGCATGTTCCACAAGATGGATCCGGACGAATGGAAGGCGGTGATCGACGTGCATCTGCACGGCACCTTCAACGTCTCGCGTGCGGCCGCGCCGATCTTCCGGCAGCAGGAATACGGCGCCTATGTCCATATGACCTCGACCTCGGGGCTGATCGGCAACCGGGGCCAGTCCAATTATTCGGCGGCCAAGCTCGGTATTGCGGCGCTGTCGAAATCGATCGCGCTCGACATGGCGGCCTTCAACGTGCGCTCGAACTGCATCAGCCCGTTCGCCTGGAGCCGCATGATCGGCTCGATCCCCACTGATACGCCCGAGCAGCAGGCGCGTGTCGACAAGCTCAAATCCATGACGCCCGACAAGATTGCGGTGATGGCGACCTATCTGGCCAGCGATCGCGCCGAGGGTGTGTCCGGACAGATCTTCGCCGTCCGCGGCAACGAGATCTTCCTGATGAGCCAGAGCCGGCCGCTGCGCGGCATCCATCGCGGTGAAGGCTGGAACCCGGACAGCATCGCCGCCGAGGCGATCCCCGCGCTCAAGAGCCAGTTCTACGATCTGGAAGTCTCGGGCGAAGTCTTTTCCTGGGACCCGGTCTGA
- a CDS encoding branched-chain amino acid ABC transporter permease, translated as MIAYLSNLMVLLGIAVILASSLNLMVGYAGIFSVAHAVFYGVGAYTAAKVALGMTDSFLIATAAAMLVTGAVSFILAVPVLRVREEYFVVASIGFQIVASTIFTSWTVVTGGMGGLAGIPPARILGWQLDGSVDMMVLTGVCVVLVVGLIAALVHSPFGRALKAFRDDETAAIALGKDPLVLRVAATTLSGALAAVAGSIYAFHVSFVNPESFTLDYSVLVLAMVIIGGAGSLAGPIVGAIFITVFPALLNFLHLPSQYVGPLEQLIYGAAIVLLMVFWPSGLANAWRLLVPARRGDVPAGGER; from the coding sequence ATGATCGCCTACCTCTCCAACCTGATGGTGCTGCTGGGTATCGCCGTGATTCTGGCCTCGTCGCTGAACCTGATGGTCGGCTATGCCGGCATCTTCTCGGTGGCGCACGCGGTCTTCTACGGCGTGGGTGCCTATACGGCGGCCAAGGTGGCGCTGGGGATGACCGACTCGTTTCTCATTGCCACCGCCGCGGCGATGCTCGTCACCGGCGCGGTATCGTTCATCCTGGCGGTGCCGGTGCTCAGGGTGCGCGAGGAATATTTCGTGGTCGCCTCGATCGGATTCCAGATCGTGGCGTCGACCATCTTCACCAGCTGGACCGTGGTCACGGGCGGCATGGGCGGGCTGGCCGGCATTCCGCCGGCACGGATACTGGGCTGGCAGCTTGACGGCTCGGTCGACATGATGGTGCTCACCGGCGTATGCGTGGTGCTGGTGGTCGGCCTGATCGCGGCGCTGGTCCATTCGCCTTTCGGGCGCGCGCTCAAGGCCTTCCGCGACGACGAGACCGCGGCGATCGCGCTGGGTAAGGATCCGCTGGTCCTCAGAGTGGCTGCCACCACGCTGTCGGGTGCGCTGGCGGCGGTGGCCGGGTCGATCTATGCGTTCCACGTGTCGTTCGTCAATCCGGAGAGTTTCACGCTCGACTATTCGGTGCTGGTCCTGGCCATGGTGATCATCGGCGGCGCCGGCTCGCTGGCCGGGCCGATCGTCGGCGCGATCTTCATCACCGTATTCCCCGCCCTGCTGAATTTTCTGCACCTGCCCAGCCAGTATGTCGGCCCGCTCGAACAGCTGATCTACGGCGCGGCCATTGTGCTGCTGATGGTGTTCTGGCCGAGCGGTCTGGCCAACGCCTGGCGTTTGCTGGTCCCCGCGCGTCGCGGCGACGTGCCGGCCGGCGGGGAGCGCTAG
- a CDS encoding ABC transporter substrate-binding protein, with protein sequence MRQDRLGRLGIRRMRVAVLTIAVALVGLAGPALADEPTYALGALFPLTGPNAVYGKLFSEGADLAVEHVNASDAFDARLKIVYADSQALPQPAVVGMNKLVNVDDVKFVLSAFSGVSQAIAPIGNRAHVLMVNGGGVSPELAIGDYFLNDIPLSDDEVNALWPYVVNEMGAKKIAVIHVNDPFGNGVNKVIKKRCEELGCSVVSDISVDPSATSFQSEVVKLRVSGADAIYIASYGQQQNVIAKQLRDGGIRTQLLSYSAFGIPTTQKLGAADGAIYTAEHIDYDANDRTREFLTDFKDKYGEKPNYYQINYYNAVLIYAQLIDHLQGQDREVTGENLKAALHEIGTFEVVGGDVTFRADGTVRMPIEINQIKGGESTVLKTVELAD encoded by the coding sequence ATGAGACAAGACCGACTCGGACGGCTGGGCATCCGCCGGATGCGCGTGGCCGTGCTCACCATCGCGGTGGCTCTGGTCGGCCTGGCCGGGCCGGCCCTGGCCGATGAGCCGACCTACGCGCTGGGCGCGCTGTTTCCGCTGACCGGACCCAACGCGGTCTACGGCAAGCTGTTCAGCGAAGGTGCGGATCTGGCGGTCGAGCATGTCAACGCCAGCGACGCCTTCGATGCCCGGCTGAAGATCGTCTATGCCGACAGCCAGGCGCTGCCCCAGCCCGCCGTCGTGGGCATGAACAAACTCGTCAACGTGGACGATGTGAAGTTCGTGCTGTCGGCATTCTCGGGGGTGAGCCAGGCGATCGCGCCGATCGGCAATCGGGCCCATGTGCTGATGGTCAACGGCGGCGGCGTAAGTCCGGAACTGGCCATCGGCGATTACTTTCTCAACGATATCCCGCTGTCCGACGACGAGGTCAACGCGCTCTGGCCTTATGTCGTCAACGAGATGGGAGCGAAGAAGATCGCCGTGATCCATGTCAACGACCCGTTCGGCAACGGCGTGAACAAGGTCATCAAGAAGCGCTGCGAAGAACTGGGCTGCTCGGTGGTTTCGGATATTTCGGTCGATCCGTCGGCGACGAGTTTCCAGTCGGAGGTGGTCAAGCTTCGCGTGTCGGGCGCGGATGCGATCTATATCGCCTCCTACGGCCAACAGCAGAACGTGATCGCCAAGCAGCTGCGCGATGGCGGCATTCGTACCCAACTGCTCAGCTACTCTGCGTTCGGGATACCGACCACGCAGAAGCTCGGCGCCGCCGACGGCGCCATCTACACGGCCGAACATATCGACTACGACGCCAACGACCGGACGCGTGAATTCTTGACCGACTTCAAGGACAAGTACGGCGAGAAACCCAACTACTACCAGATCAATTACTACAACGCGGTGCTGATCTATGCCCAGCTGATCGATCACCTGCAGGGCCAGGACCGCGAGGTCACCGGCGAGAATCTGAAGGCGGCACTGCACGAGATCGGTACGTTCGAAGTGGTCGGCGGTGACGTGACTTTCCGCGCCGACGGAACCGTGCGCATGCCGATCGAGATCAATCAGATCAAGGGTGGCGAATCGACGGTGCTCAAGACCGTGGAGCTTGCCGACTGA
- a CDS encoding GntR family transcriptional regulator, with the protein MSSKSSFGPVRRRSIEDEVYMRLREAILRGEIEGGERLVHEDLASRFGTSRIPVRDALKRLVFDGLVDADDRGVCHVSHFGIEDVEEIYALREMLEAHAVIKATPQLTADELDELDRLQSEIEAAAEADDKELYVRLNQEFHRELYDSADQPRLSRLIYGLWQGLPPLTPMTIEDRLVQAAYEHRDILSALRARDAKAAGEAMRAHIATAGRALRDYVASKEGRIR; encoded by the coding sequence ATGAGCAGCAAATCCAGTTTCGGGCCGGTCCGAAGACGTTCCATCGAGGACGAGGTCTACATGCGTCTTCGCGAGGCGATCCTGCGCGGCGAGATCGAAGGCGGTGAACGTCTGGTGCACGAAGACCTGGCGAGCCGGTTCGGTACCAGTCGTATCCCGGTACGTGACGCACTCAAGCGGCTGGTCTTCGACGGCCTGGTCGACGCCGACGATCGCGGCGTGTGCCATGTCAGCCATTTCGGTATCGAGGACGTCGAGGAAATCTATGCGCTGCGCGAGATGCTCGAAGCGCATGCGGTAATCAAGGCCACCCCGCAGCTTACCGCAGACGAGCTCGACGAGCTCGACCGGCTCCAGAGCGAGATCGAGGCCGCCGCGGAGGCCGACGACAAGGAGCTCTATGTCCGGCTCAACCAGGAGTTCCATCGCGAGCTCTACGACAGCGCCGACCAGCCTCGGCTGTCACGGCTGATCTACGGCCTCTGGCAGGGCCTGCCGCCACTCACGCCGATGACCATCGAGGATCGGCTCGTTCAGGCCGCCTATGAGCATCGCGACATCCTGAGCGCGCTGCGGGCACGCGACGCCAAGGCGGCGGGTGAGGCCATGCGCGCGCATATCGCGACCGCCGGCCGGGCCCTGCGTGATTATGTGGCCAGCAAGGAAGGGCGGATCCGTTGA
- a CDS encoding AMP-binding protein encodes MSQADERGETLSQLLASQVERTPDATALIDAHASLSFAELADRAARVAAGLAACGVGPGDRVAVWLPNRFAWVELEFALARLGAVAVAINTKFRKHEVEDILERAAARLLVLPGGADGVDYLALVEQFEPDRLRTLDTVITVGERTASGEVAGRPSLAYDDLYQHAPADDGARSDAACNVFTSSGTTSAPKLVVHRQSAITHQARAIASRFGFVAAADTVVLAMLPFCGVFGFNTVMGALAAGRPVVLQPSFDTDGAIELIERHRVTYTSGSDEMFRRILAAAPAERIASLRSGAFANFSADAAALVADGQARGMQLFQTFGSSEVQALMSHAPAGSGPARWALGGGTPSSDATRVRVRDTETAKLLPDGEAGELEIAGPNVMVEYMNNPEATARTVTADGYIRTGDLGYIEGPDSFVYLARLGDTLRLGGFLVNPREIEAYLEAFESIALAQVVAVDTDRGPRPVAFVIAAGDAAVIDEAAIIDACQADMAKFKVPIRLLRVDAFPTTSSANGEKIQKTRLREQAQAVVDAMEDSA; translated from the coding sequence ATGTCACAAGCCGACGAGCGTGGCGAAACGCTCAGCCAACTGTTGGCCAGCCAGGTCGAGCGGACGCCGGATGCCACGGCGCTCATCGACGCGCACGCGAGCCTGAGTTTTGCCGAGCTGGCCGATCGTGCGGCACGCGTGGCCGCCGGGCTGGCCGCCTGCGGGGTCGGCCCTGGCGACCGGGTCGCGGTCTGGCTGCCCAATCGGTTCGCCTGGGTCGAGCTGGAGTTCGCGCTCGCACGTCTGGGCGCGGTCGCGGTGGCGATCAACACCAAGTTCCGCAAGCACGAGGTCGAGGATATTCTCGAGCGCGCCGCGGCACGGTTGCTGGTGCTGCCGGGCGGCGCCGACGGGGTGGATTATCTCGCGCTGGTCGAGCAGTTCGAGCCCGACCGGCTGCGCACACTGGACACGGTGATCACCGTCGGCGAGCGCACGGCGAGTGGCGAAGTCGCCGGCCGGCCGAGTCTTGCCTATGACGATTTATACCAGCACGCCCCGGCCGACGACGGTGCACGCAGCGATGCGGCGTGCAACGTATTCACGTCGTCCGGTACCACCTCGGCGCCCAAGCTCGTGGTTCATCGCCAGTCGGCGATCACGCATCAGGCGCGGGCGATCGCGTCACGGTTCGGTTTCGTCGCTGCGGCCGACACGGTGGTGCTCGCCATGCTGCCATTCTGCGGGGTGTTTGGATTCAACACGGTCATGGGCGCACTGGCGGCCGGTCGACCGGTGGTTCTGCAGCCGTCGTTCGATACCGACGGGGCCATCGAACTGATCGAGCGTCACCGGGTCACCTATACCTCCGGCTCGGACGAGATGTTCCGCCGTATTCTGGCCGCCGCGCCGGCCGAGCGTATCGCCAGCCTGCGATCGGGCGCGTTCGCCAATTTTAGCGCCGATGCCGCGGCACTGGTGGCCGATGGCCAGGCCCGGGGCATGCAGCTGTTCCAGACCTTCGGCTCGTCCGAGGTCCAGGCGCTGATGAGTCATGCGCCGGCCGGCTCCGGGCCCGCACGCTGGGCGCTGGGTGGCGGCACGCCGAGTTCGGATGCCACCCGGGTGCGGGTGCGCGACACCGAGACCGCAAAGCTGCTGCCCGACGGCGAGGCCGGCGAACTCGAGATCGCCGGACCCAACGTCATGGTCGAGTACATGAACAACCCCGAGGCCACCGCGCGCACGGTGACCGCTGACGGCTATATCCGCACGGGCGATCTGGGTTATATCGAGGGCCCGGACAGCTTCGTCTATCTGGCACGGCTGGGCGATACGCTGCGGCTGGGCGGATTCTTGGTTAATCCGCGCGAGATCGAAGCCTATCTGGAGGCATTCGAGTCGATCGCGCTGGCCCAGGTCGTCGCGGTCGACACCGATCGGGGGCCGCGGCCGGTGGCGTTCGTGATCGCCGCCGGAGATGCCGCCGTGATCGACGAGGCCGCGATCATCGATGCCTGCCAGGCAGACATGGCCAAGTTCAAGGTGCCGATCCGGCTGTTGCGTGTGGATGCGTTTCCGACCACCAGCAGCGCCAACGGCGAGAAGATCCAGAAAACCCGTCTGCGTGAACAGGCCCAGGCGGTCGTCGATGCCATGGAGGATTCGGCATGA
- a CDS encoding TAXI family TRAP transporter solute-binding subunit has protein sequence MKRWSGLILAMAAGVLSQPVLAADSVDLPATMTWSSYDVGSAGYAEASAIANAFGKEYGTRVRIQPSGSAIGRLQPLISGRVDYGYLATETFFATEGLFDFSTRRWGPQDLRVVAGRPSSFGMPTAADAHIDTIADVKGKRLAYVAGNPSINIKCDAVLAFAGLSRDDVDLIMFPTYGAAMSALAQNQADATCTLTTPSQMYELAESPRGIHWTDLPADNAAGWKRLQQIAPFFAPFEETVGAGISKDDPVELMAYRYPMVVVRADQSDESVYEYIKALDQTFDLYKNATASMPRWDLQRAGHAPVDAPFHPGAIRYLKEKGIWSDADQQWNDRRLARLKTLRAAWKNTVASHEDADDEAFAQAWANAREKALDGLDDTH, from the coding sequence ATGAAGCGATGGTCGGGTCTGATATTGGCGATGGCTGCCGGGGTACTGAGCCAGCCGGTTCTGGCCGCCGATTCGGTGGATCTGCCGGCCACCATGACCTGGTCGTCCTATGATGTCGGTTCGGCCGGCTATGCCGAGGCCTCGGCGATCGCCAACGCCTTCGGCAAGGAATACGGCACGCGTGTACGTATCCAGCCCTCGGGTTCGGCTATCGGCCGTCTGCAGCCGCTGATTTCCGGCCGGGTCGATTACGGCTATCTGGCCACCGAGACGTTCTTTGCCACCGAGGGGCTGTTCGATTTCTCGACCCGTCGCTGGGGCCCACAGGATCTGCGTGTGGTCGCGGGTCGTCCGTCGTCGTTCGGCATGCCCACGGCAGCCGACGCTCATATCGACACCATCGCCGACGTCAAGGGCAAGCGGCTGGCCTATGTGGCCGGCAATCCGTCGATCAACATCAAATGCGATGCGGTGCTGGCCTTTGCCGGGCTGAGCCGCGACGACGTCGACCTGATCATGTTCCCGACCTATGGTGCAGCGATGAGCGCGCTGGCTCAGAACCAGGCCGATGCGACCTGCACGCTGACCACCCCCAGCCAGATGTACGAGCTGGCCGAGTCGCCGCGCGGCATCCACTGGACCGATCTGCCGGCCGACAACGCCGCGGGCTGGAAGCGGCTGCAGCAGATTGCGCCGTTCTTCGCGCCGTTCGAGGAAACCGTCGGTGCCGGCATTTCCAAAGACGACCCGGTCGAGCTGATGGCCTATCGATACCCGATGGTGGTGGTACGCGCCGATCAGAGCGACGAATCGGTCTATGAATACATCAAGGCGCTGGATCAGACCTTCGATCTGTACAAGAACGCCACGGCCTCCATGCCGCGCTGGGACCTGCAAAGGGCCGGGCATGCGCCGGTGGATGCGCCGTTCCATCCCGGTGCGATCCGATATCTCAAGGAAAAAGGCATCTGGAGCGATGCCGATCAGCAATGGAATGATCGGCGTCTGGCCCGGTTGAAGACGTTGAGGGCGGCCTGGAAGAACACCGTAGCCTCCCATGAAGACGCCGACGACGAGGCGTTTGCCCAGGCCTGGGCAAACGCGCGCGAGAAGGCACTCGACGGTTTGGACGATACTCACTAG
- a CDS encoding alcohol dehydrogenase catalytic domain-containing protein produces the protein MNTTVPARMTAITMARFGGPEVLERATVDVPSVGEDDVLIRVAYCGVCRHDLLTRAGAFPRIDLPVILGHQVSGHIVAMGAAVADCSIGDRVMSMIYTGCGGCPACGDGNQALCLDERPRFLGEDVDGGYAEYVKVRADTIVPVPDEVSLKAASVVICTVGTAYHALVTRAAIQPGETVVLTGASGGVGIHALRLARLLGARTIAITSSEHRRAGLVAAGADEVVVAPERDFARQVKALTGGRGADAVIEIVGAATLSASIHAVRSGGRVVMLGNVEGLPAEIRPAHFILKEISLVGTKSCTADEVARALALIRTGELAVDVGEAIPLADAARLHERMDANAAEGRLVLEVAGEAPSLRPKSC, from the coding sequence ATGAATACCACCGTACCTGCGCGCATGACCGCGATCACCATGGCCCGATTCGGCGGGCCCGAGGTGCTCGAGCGCGCCACCGTCGACGTGCCGAGCGTCGGCGAAGACGATGTGCTGATTCGGGTGGCCTATTGCGGGGTCTGTCGGCACGACCTGCTCACCCGGGCCGGCGCATTCCCGCGTATCGATCTGCCGGTGATCCTGGGCCATCAGGTCAGCGGCCATATCGTGGCCATGGGCGCGGCGGTGGCGGATTGTTCGATCGGCGACCGCGTGATGAGCATGATTTATACCGGCTGCGGCGGCTGTCCGGCCTGCGGCGACGGCAACCAGGCGCTGTGTCTGGACGAGCGGCCGCGTTTTCTGGGCGAGGATGTCGACGGCGGCTATGCCGAATACGTCAAGGTGCGCGCGGACACCATCGTGCCGGTGCCGGACGAGGTCAGCCTCAAGGCGGCCTCGGTGGTCATCTGTACCGTTGGCACGGCCTACCATGCGCTGGTGACCCGCGCCGCCATCCAGCCGGGAGAGACGGTGGTACTCACCGGCGCCAGCGGCGGCGTGGGTATTCATGCGCTTCGGCTGGCTCGTCTGCTGGGTGCACGTACGATCGCCATCACCTCCAGCGAGCATCGCCGGGCCGGATTGGTGGCCGCCGGGGCGGACGAGGTCGTGGTCGCGCCCGAGCGCGACTTCGCCCGTCAGGTCAAGGCGCTCACCGGCGGGCGCGGGGCCGATGCGGTGATCGAAATCGTTGGCGCGGCGACGCTTTCGGCCTCCATACACGCGGTGCGCAGCGGCGGGCGCGTGGTGATGCTCGGCAACGTCGAGGGCCTGCCGGCCGAGATTCGGCCGGCGCATTTCATCCTCAAGGAGATCAGCCTGGTCGGCACGAAATCCTGTACGGCCGACGAGGTCGCGCGCGCGCTGGCGTTGATCCGAACCGGCGAACTTGCGGTGGATGTGGGCGAGGCGATTCCCCTGGCCGATGCCGCGAGGCTGCACGAGCGCATGGACGCCAACGCCGCCGAGGGGCGTCTGGTACTCGAAGTGGCCGGCGAAGCGCCGAGCCTGCGACCTAAGTCTTGTTGA
- a CDS encoding branched-chain amino acid ABC transporter permease, with amino-acid sequence MIVLLQLFIEGLAAGSLYALAAVGFALIYATTRTFHFAHGATMLLAAYGFYQAIAVWQWPAVLAIGLALAIAVVFGVGVERLVYQPMRRTDASFLTIFAASFGLLIVATNVIVLIFGNSFYSVDSTLSQGFLIGPVFVSKVNLLAMASAVLMIGALGWFIRATRTGVILRAMMDDAPLVGVFGLGDRRYGMIAFGLGSAMIVPAAILTSYSSGLTPSMGAVITLLAIAGAIVGGIGNLWGAALGGLLLGIAENLGVWQLSSSWKPAITFGVLLVFLMVKPDGLLGAATRRS; translated from the coding sequence ATGATCGTGTTGCTGCAGCTGTTCATCGAAGGACTGGCCGCGGGCAGTCTGTACGCGCTGGCCGCGGTGGGTTTTGCGCTGATCTATGCCACCACGCGTACCTTCCATTTCGCCCATGGTGCGACCATGCTGCTGGCGGCGTACGGCTTCTACCAGGCGATCGCCGTCTGGCAGTGGCCGGCGGTCCTGGCCATTGGGCTGGCATTGGCGATCGCCGTGGTGTTCGGGGTCGGCGTCGAGCGGCTGGTCTACCAGCCGATGCGGCGCACGGACGCGTCGTTCCTGACTATTTTCGCGGCTTCGTTCGGACTGCTGATCGTGGCCACGAACGTGATCGTGCTGATCTTCGGCAACAGCTTCTATAGCGTCGATTCCACGCTGAGCCAGGGTTTTCTGATCGGGCCGGTGTTCGTCTCGAAGGTCAATCTGCTGGCGATGGCGTCCGCCGTGCTGATGATCGGCGCGCTTGGCTGGTTCATTCGTGCGACCCGGACCGGCGTGATCCTGCGTGCGATGATGGACGATGCGCCTCTGGTCGGCGTATTCGGGCTGGGCGATCGGCGTTACGGCATGATCGCCTTCGGGCTGGGTTCGGCGATGATCGTGCCGGCCGCGATCCTGACCAGCTACAGCTCGGGGTTGACCCCGTCGATGGGCGCGGTGATCACGCTGCTGGCTATCGCCGGGGCGATCGTGGGCGGCATCGGCAATCTCTGGGGCGCGGCATTGGGCGGCCTGCTGCTGGGCATCGCCGAGAATCTGGGCGTCTGGCAGCTGTCGTCGAGTTGGAAGCCCGCCATCACCTTCGGCGTGTTGCTGGTGTTTTTGATGGTCAAGCCCGACGGACTGCTGGGCGCGGCTACGCGCCGGTCATGA
- a CDS encoding ABC transporter ATP-binding protein — translation MSVLDIRGLRKAFGGNVIIPDVTLALDGGLITSLVGPNGAGKTTLFNLITGFLRPDAGSVHYKERDLVGLSPQRITRLGMARSFQDLKLFNDMTVFENVLVSQEASLRLWTRAAARKHTQAVLERVGLAAKASTRAADLSYAERKFLNLARIMALDVDLFLLDEPASGLDGPSRTTFHELLASLKRDGHTVLLIEHNLDIVREVSDRIAFLNKGEVMAFDTPERIFANTQLTELYFGTSGKKQAATC, via the coding sequence ATGTCGGTGCTCGATATACGCGGTCTGCGCAAGGCCTTCGGCGGCAATGTCATCATCCCGGACGTCACGCTCGCCCTGGACGGCGGCCTGATCACGTCGCTGGTGGGCCCGAATGGCGCCGGCAAGACGACCCTGTTCAATCTGATCACGGGCTTTCTTCGCCCGGATGCGGGCAGCGTGCACTACAAGGAACGCGATCTGGTCGGGCTGTCGCCGCAGCGGATCACCCGACTGGGCATGGCGCGCTCGTTCCAGGATCTGAAGCTGTTCAACGACATGACCGTGTTCGAGAACGTGCTGGTCAGCCAGGAGGCGAGCCTGCGCCTGTGGACACGAGCGGCCGCGCGCAAGCACACGCAAGCGGTGCTCGAGCGCGTCGGGCTGGCCGCCAAGGCGAGCACGCGGGCGGCGGATCTGTCCTACGCCGAACGCAAGTTTCTGAATCTGGCGCGCATCATGGCGCTGGATGTCGATCTGTTCCTACTCGACGAGCCGGCCTCCGGGCTGGACGGGCCGTCCCGCACGACCTTTCATGAACTGCTGGCTTCACTCAAGCGCGACGGCCATACCGTGCTGCTGATCGAGCACAACCTGGATATCGTGCGAGAGGTCTCCGATCGCATCGCCTTTCTCAACAAGGGCGAGGTCATGGCCTTCGACACGCCCGAACGGATATTTGCCAACACACAGCTCACCGAGCTGTATTTCGGCACCTCGGGCAAAAAGCAGGCCGCGACATGCTGA
- a CDS encoding ABC transporter ATP-binding protein encodes MLSVRDFHAGYPSVPVVAGADLEVGPGEIVALFGHNGAGKSTLLKGLFGVLGACRGRVEFDGAAASGLSTRALTRRGMVLVPQDRGVFPSLTVEENLKMGFWASGANEAAEYERRLQRALGYLPLLDERRRDKAGNLSGGQQQMVSIGRALLAGPKMLLLDEPSTGLAPNLVDDIMALVRRLRDEEQMSVLLVEQNVGQALAASDRVYLMKGGRITHEADPDELAASENLWTLF; translated from the coding sequence ATGCTGAGCGTGCGCGATTTTCATGCCGGCTATCCGTCGGTGCCGGTCGTCGCCGGGGCCGATCTTGAGGTCGGACCCGGCGAGATCGTGGCCCTGTTCGGGCACAACGGCGCAGGCAAGTCGACCCTGCTCAAGGGCTTGTTCGGCGTGCTCGGCGCGTGTCGGGGCCGGGTCGAGTTCGACGGTGCGGCGGCCAGCGGGCTGTCCACCCGCGCGCTCACCCGGCGCGGGATGGTGCTCGTGCCGCAGGACCGCGGCGTGTTTCCGAGCCTGACCGTCGAAGAGAATCTCAAGATGGGCTTCTGGGCAAGCGGGGCGAACGAGGCCGCGGAGTACGAACGCCGGTTGCAGCGCGCGCTCGGTTATCTGCCGTTGCTGGATGAACGGCGGCGCGACAAGGCCGGCAATCTGTCGGGTGGTCAGCAGCAGATGGTGAGCATCGGCCGGGCCCTGCTGGCCGGTCCGAAGATGCTGTTGCTCGACGAGCCCTCGACGGGGCTGGCGCCGAATCTGGTCGACGACATCATGGCGCTGGTCCGCCGCCTGCGCGATGAGGAACAGATGAGCGTACTGCTGGTCGAGCAGAATGTCGGCCAGGCATTGGCCGCCTCGGATCGTGTCTATCTGATGAAGGGCGGACGGATCACCCACGAGGCCGATCCCGACGAACTGGCGGCGTCCGAAAACCTGTGGACGCTGTTCTAG